From Coffea arabica cultivar ET-39 chromosome 2e, Coffea Arabica ET-39 HiFi, whole genome shotgun sequence, the proteins below share one genomic window:
- the LOC113733462 gene encoding F-box/kelch-repeat protein At3g23880-like — protein MEFRVGLEHRQDSFGNDHQRNTTTTVLDVPCPVLAEIFLRLPVKFILRAKSTCKLWHQIISEPTFAEAQRARAMGNNPGYLYRFRFHHGSFCEPDSPIHFAESGVEGMQQVHTERLRYLGDVRGLTPGFASSGGLVAFCLPNPDSYYVWNPIIGEKVQVPFPDLGLPPGFQLIWGGFGFSSSSKEYKIVHFSFPCCRDAYEYETQSPRVASQGHGATYSLGPCRNWKTIHHVPFRPWNLDYIDCNGTLFWKNAGEDEEAESRTIGSFDTSSEEFRSFSLPFPFPSDEVKNYRLVKLGDTIGCVCMEGFRRQNTMSIWRLRADDDVKEEQVCWVKEYALAAGLPFLGFVHIQFGVAASSDASTIFAYDAARKEFKPTALPLPTTGRQAGVRLFCPHAASLISPKQILATK, from the coding sequence ATGGAATTTCGAGTAGGATTAGAGCATAGACAGGATTCTTTTGGAAATGATCATCAGAGAAACACTACTACTACAGTGCTAGACGTCCCATGTCCGGTGCTGGCTGAGATATTTCTAAGACTTCCTGTTAAGTTTATTCTACGCGCTAAGTCTACTTGTAAATTATGGCATCAAATTATCAGCGAACCCACATTTGCAGAAGCGCAACGAGCCAGAGCAATGGGCAACAACCCTGGCTATCTCTATCGGTTCAGATTTCATCATGGAAGTTTCTGCGAACCCGACTCTCCAATTCATTTTGCAGAAAGTGGAGTTGAAGGAATGCAGCAAGTTCATACCGAAAGATTGAGGTACCTGGGGGATGTTCGAGGTTTAACTCCGGGTTTTGCTTCAAGCGGTGGTTTAGTGGCATTTTGCCTCCCTAATCCAGATAGCTATTACGTCTGGAATCCCATCATCGGAGAGAAAGTACAAGTTCCTTTTCCTGATCTGGGTTTACCACCAGGTTTTCAGCTGATATGGGGGGGATTTGGCTTCTCCTCATCGTCCAAGGAATATAAGATTGTTCACTTTAGTTTTCCTTGCTGTCGAGATGCGTACGAGTATGAAACTCAGAGCCCGCGAGTTGCAAGCCAGGGACATGGCGCAACATACAGTCTTGGTCCTTGCAGGAATTGGAAAACGATTCACCACGTTCCTTTCAGGCCTTGGAACCTAGATTACATCGACTGTAACGGAACTCTGTTTTGGAAGAACGCTGGGGAAGATGAGGAAGCGGAGAGTAGGACGATAGGATCATTCGACACATCTTCTGAAGAATTTCGATCCTTCTCACTTCCATTTCCATTTCCAAGTGATGAAGTGAAGAATTACAGACTCGTTAAGTTGGGAGACACAATTGGCTGTGTATGCATGGAAGGTTTTAGAAGACAGAATACGATGAGCATTTGGCGTTTGAGAGCTGATGATGATGTAAAGGAGGAACAAGTTTGTTGGGTCAAGGAGTACGCTTTGGCAGCAGGCTTACCCTTCTTAGGCTTCGTTCATATTCAATTCGGAGTAGCTGCGTCTTCCGATGCGAGTACGATTTTTGCTTATGATGCCGCCAGGAAGGAGTTTAAACCCACTGCACTACCTCTCCCTACTACAGGAAGGCAAGCAGGCGTCAGGCTTTTCTGTCCTCATGCTGCCTCCCTCATCTCGCCCAAACAAATTTTGGCAACAAAATAA
- the LOC140037405 gene encoding uncharacterized protein, protein MADLGMGRDNIPWTFISDRQKGLVHAVNEVFSDSEHRFCLRHMYQNFNQRFKGKEMKDMFWAAASAGNENEWKVAMIELEKANKEAVDWLSRIPPTLWSRSHFTGCSKCDILVNNLNESFNNYILEARELPIIGMLEWIRRRLMQRIQTKRSGMQKFQGEICPNIAEKIDKNQRLSRTFVATWDGGHKYEVDCGVRKCVVVDLKNWTCTCGYFQLTGYPCAHACAAIGVCRLPIKNYVHTCYTRAEYLKTYAHTITPVPSDIYWITCKEEAINPPVVRRMPGRPKKLRRRAQDEPKKGQVSTRKGPVVHCKRCFQPQPNSRTCKNPIHPNSKFYKVIFLIRLNVIVIASVCFNNVKWHLHAPEASAAESIQSQPIAESSTQQQPISEGAAGTISTIKNGGNRADGTTATVKRARAPTVIDVLRKLTPKRSKA, encoded by the coding sequence ATGGCTGATTTGGGGATGGGAAGAGATAACATTCCTTGGACCTTTATCTCAGATAGACAGAAAGGGCTTGTGCATGCCGTCAATGAAGTGTTTTCAGATTCAGAACATAGATTTTGTTTGAGGCATATGTACCAGAATTTTAACCAAAggttcaaaggaaaagaaatgaaagacaTGTTTTGGGCTGCTGCAAGTgctggcaatgaaaatgaatggAAAGTGGCAATGATTGAACTAGAAAAGGCAAACAAAGAAGCTGTTGATTGGTTGAGCAGAATTCCACCAACTCTTTGGAGTAGATCACATTTTACAGGATGTAGTAAATGTGACATTCTGGTAAACAATCTAAATGAGTCATTCAACAACTACATATTAGAAGCAAGAGAGTTACCTATCATTGGGATGCTTGAATGGATAAGGAGGAGATTGATGCAGAGAATTCAAACAAAGAGATCTGGAATGCAAAAGTTTCAAGGAGAAATCTGTCCTAATATAGCAGAAAAGATTGACAAGAATCAGAGGTTGAGTAGGACATTTGTTGCGACCTGGGACGGGGGTCACAAGTATGAGGTTGACTGTGGTGTGAGAAAATGTGTAGTAGTAGACTTGAAAAACTGGACATGTACCTGTGGGTATTTTCAATTAACAGGTTATCCTTGTGCCCATGCATGTGCTGCGATAGGAGTGTGTAGATTGCCTATAAAAAATTATGTGCATACTTGCTACACTAGAGCTGAATATCTGAAAACATATGCACATACTATCACACCTGTTCCAAGTGATATTTACTGGATAACTTGCAAAGAAGAGGCCAtaaacccccctgtggttagGAGAATGCCTGGTAGACCAAAGAAACTGCGCCGAAGAGCGCAAGATGAGCCTAAGAAGGGTCAAGTATCAACTAGAAAGGGTCCTGTGGTACATTGCAAGAGATGTTTTCAGCCACAGCCTAACTCACGGACGTGCAAGAATCCCATTCACCCTAACTCCAAATTTTATAAGGTAATTTTCCTTATACGCTTAAATGTCATTGTTATAGCATCTGTATGTTTTAACAATGTTAAATGGCATTTACATGCACCTGAAGCAAGCGCAGCTGAATCCATTCAATCACAACCAATTGCTGAGTCGTCCACTCAACAACAACCAATTAGTGAAGGAGCTGCTGGTACTATAAGTACTATAAAGAATGGAGGTAACAGGGCTGATGGCACCACTGCAACAGTAAAAAGAGCCAGAGCTCCAACTGTTATTGATGTCCTGCGGAAGTTAACGCCAAAGAGATCAAAAGCCTAA